A region from the Serinibacter arcticus genome encodes:
- a CDS encoding helix-turn-helix domain-containing protein → MTHEVFRRRLREERARSGLSQSALAAALGRLLQRHLDPSAVARMEAGERSVRLEEAVAAAEVLGLPLGALLRDRDAIDDEIGELERDLSVAEWETSQAAEAHRTARDSAVGLRRRIAELRAIRGD, encoded by the coding sequence ATGACCCACGAGGTGTTCAGGCGACGCCTGCGGGAGGAACGTGCGAGGTCGGGGCTGAGCCAGTCGGCGCTTGCCGCGGCGCTGGGCCGGTTGCTCCAGCGACACCTGGACCCTAGTGCTGTCGCACGGATGGAAGCTGGCGAGCGGTCGGTTCGCCTCGAAGAGGCTGTGGCGGCTGCCGAGGTGTTGGGTCTACCCCTCGGTGCTCTGCTGCGTGACCGGGACGCGATCGACGATGAGATCGGTGAGCTAGAGCGCGATCTCTCGGTGGCCGAGTGGGAGACCAGCCAGGCGGCAGAGGCCCACCGCACGGCACGGGACAGCGCGGTGGGGCTACGGCGTCGCATCGCCGAACTGCGCGCCATCCGCGGCGATTGA
- a CDS encoding DNA primase family protein translates to MTDSTSQTNPVADALSATQKLFAARTDMVPLNEIVTHCTRAYLEAIDVSRPPTASMVESELLGLLTAVVKLENAKAGSAPERYPMPRYLTNWQVAQLMLTLHHVIRIAPNAKDTDREYDLLAMYQATGPSRGTYTTSEDDIRTTARRYNTQIALKEFAEVMAILREDSPRRHQCSDRDLIAVNNGVFYYGREPRDLTLGGTDFHFEPKELRPFHPALVFLAKCHIDYVDLPVNPVITHAEDGTEWDIVSWVEDLSDHEGVPDLLWEIIGAIIRPHVRWGKTAWFYSEQGNNGKGTLCSLMRNLCGPRSHTSIPLSDFGKDFALEPLVRANAIIVDENDVGTFIDKAANLKAIVTNDVIQINRKFRMPMAYQFFGFMVQCLNEFPRVKDKSESFYRRQLFVPFDKSFTGRERKYIKDDYLQRREVLEYALWHVLNVAGSTDPGNYYALSEPEATKKVLAEYKETNDPVRAFWQEFRTEFVWDLLPFTFLYDLYKSWFAEASPSGSPVSNKPFIADIVAIVRADDLWHCREATSGSKKYPDIRPGQMMNTGEPLIARYDLKHWMDPRYSGIDPVKKGHPKLKANYTGLLRQLGPLPGVQVDADGLDDEGGSVR, encoded by the coding sequence ATGACAGATTCGACCAGTCAGACCAACCCCGTCGCCGACGCCTTGTCGGCGACACAGAAGCTCTTCGCGGCCCGGACCGACATGGTCCCGCTCAACGAGATCGTCACCCACTGCACCCGCGCCTACCTCGAGGCGATCGACGTCTCCCGGCCGCCGACGGCCAGCATGGTGGAGTCGGAGCTGCTGGGCCTGCTCACCGCGGTGGTGAAGCTGGAGAACGCCAAGGCCGGCAGCGCCCCCGAGCGCTACCCGATGCCGCGGTACCTGACCAACTGGCAGGTGGCCCAGCTGATGCTGACCCTGCACCACGTGATCCGCATCGCGCCCAACGCCAAGGACACCGACCGCGAGTACGACCTGCTGGCGATGTACCAGGCCACCGGCCCCTCGCGCGGCACGTACACCACCAGCGAGGACGACATCCGCACGACCGCGCGCCGCTACAACACGCAGATCGCGCTCAAGGAGTTCGCCGAGGTCATGGCGATCCTGCGCGAGGACTCCCCGCGCCGGCACCAGTGCTCCGACCGAGACCTGATCGCCGTCAACAACGGCGTCTTCTACTACGGCCGCGAGCCTCGCGACCTGACCCTGGGCGGCACGGACTTCCACTTCGAGCCCAAGGAGCTGCGCCCCTTCCACCCGGCGCTGGTGTTCCTGGCCAAGTGCCACATCGACTACGTCGACCTGCCCGTCAACCCCGTCATCACGCACGCCGAGGACGGCACCGAGTGGGACATCGTCTCGTGGGTCGAGGACCTCTCCGACCACGAGGGCGTGCCCGATCTTCTGTGGGAGATCATCGGCGCGATCATCAGGCCGCACGTGCGCTGGGGCAAGACCGCGTGGTTCTACTCCGAGCAGGGCAACAACGGCAAGGGCACGCTGTGCTCGCTGATGCGCAACCTGTGCGGGCCCCGCTCGCACACCTCGATCCCGCTCAGCGACTTCGGCAAGGACTTCGCGCTCGAGCCGCTGGTGCGCGCCAACGCGATCATCGTGGACGAGAACGACGTCGGCACCTTCATCGACAAGGCGGCTAACCTCAAGGCGATCGTCACGAACGACGTCATCCAGATCAACCGCAAGTTCCGGATGCCGATGGCCTACCAGTTCTTCGGCTTCATGGTGCAGTGCCTCAACGAGTTCCCGCGCGTGAAGGACAAGAGCGAGAGCTTCTACCGCCGGCAACTGTTCGTGCCGTTCGACAAGAGCTTCACCGGGCGTGAGCGCAAGTACATCAAGGACGACTACCTCCAGCGCCGCGAGGTCCTGGAGTACGCACTGTGGCACGTGCTCAACGTCGCCGGCAGTACCGACCCTGGCAACTACTACGCGCTTTCCGAGCCCGAGGCCACCAAGAAGGTCCTGGCCGAGTACAAGGAGACCAACGACCCCGTTCGCGCGTTCTGGCAGGAGTTCAGGACTGAGTTCGTCTGGGACCTGCTGCCGTTCACGTTTCTGTACGACCTGTACAAGTCCTGGTTCGCCGAAGCCTCGCCCTCGGGTTCGCCGGTGTCGAACAAGCCGTTCATCGCTGACATCGTTGCGATCGTGCGGGCCGACGACCTGTGGCACTGCCGGGAGGCGACGAGCGGCAGCAAGAAGTATCCCGACATCCGACCTGGTCAGATGATGAACACCGGTGAACCTCTGATCGCGCGGTACGACCTGAAGCACTGGATGGATCCGCGCTACTCCGGCATCGACCCGGTCAAGAAGGGCCACCCCAAGTTGAAGGCGAACTACACCGGTCTTCTGCGCCAGCTCGGGCCCCTGCCCGGGGTTCAGGTCGACGCCGACGGCCTGGACGATGAGGGTGGGTCTGTCCGATGA
- a CDS encoding relaxase/mobilization nuclease domain-containing protein — MVTISAQSTRTSAAVIRYVMKDPVAISAINSPVVLFEQRLRQVRVQHGKDGVRAKVEVDERGRARRGVDGSAIVVTDSRGHTIYEARYLQAYCLVQSFGPDELDPDDPASWEQAQELGRALAQDRFSGHPVLIVTEVNGRSGCVHNHIVVGAIHVQTGLSLDSNVVTHARLALHHDRVLREHCFEQRRDMQAITAAAQTQINALRARAEADMPLGISATQRRRRLLAAENYVRLKGVAGTSSTQDREYRRRREFDRYLLREQDRAAALDIGVDPEPERFSEIELEARIRSALSDPRSQSWETLSDAAREYRVTIEQRGKDVSYGQMLIQPDGTVAEPSRAHLRRGGQPGSGKGLGDGFRLTDVEAAIQRNVAQHQAATTADLLLPAVAELRAQQQELDRRMSVRRAESSARLAELEAAIDTDVAALEGRIAHRREVLAAEHADVSRAQRTILDNPPTAYRGMSSELLADLADEKVIVRSAWIGPLRSIREANLEAMRDQHELSRDEAAYLDVLWRSLDCPTTADERGKPVVSVSVSVSPPVPVVTTHEQDSGPVVADSASASPALVGEPNVASAVSDQPLEQTPPSASGTDTAQDTNARAPISSVIRAVASARQHHRSKVRQIRATTDNMQSRLDGLAELEETWHGRLPSTLDQRRAFEQTANQIGIGDAVLARVQAHLDPQLHAVLTQRVEQARAHDASIERLKKLDRARPGLARAAQRDPSGSGPRRLRTNLSDARFEQGYQQRIRADRSAGIYDPRPRERMEYLKLKTAAAAAELQETEHQPQTDDEIQ, encoded by the coding sequence ATGGTCACCATCTCGGCGCAGTCCACGCGCACCTCGGCCGCGGTCATTCGCTACGTCATGAAGGATCCCGTCGCCATCTCGGCGATCAACTCCCCCGTCGTGCTCTTCGAGCAGCGCCTGCGCCAGGTCCGGGTCCAGCACGGCAAGGACGGCGTCCGAGCGAAGGTCGAGGTCGACGAACGTGGCAGGGCCCGGCGCGGCGTGGACGGCTCTGCCATCGTCGTCACCGATTCCCGGGGTCACACGATCTACGAGGCTCGGTACCTCCAGGCGTACTGCCTCGTGCAGAGTTTCGGTCCCGACGAGCTCGACCCTGACGACCCGGCGTCCTGGGAGCAGGCGCAGGAGCTCGGCCGAGCGTTGGCTCAGGACCGGTTCTCCGGACATCCGGTACTGATCGTCACCGAGGTCAACGGCCGTTCAGGCTGCGTCCACAACCACATCGTCGTAGGTGCGATCCACGTCCAGACCGGTCTGAGCCTCGATTCCAACGTCGTCACCCACGCGCGGCTCGCGCTCCACCACGACCGGGTGCTGCGCGAGCACTGCTTCGAGCAGCGCCGGGACATGCAGGCGATCACAGCCGCCGCCCAGACTCAGATCAACGCCCTTCGAGCACGGGCCGAGGCCGACATGCCCCTTGGCATCAGCGCTACCCAGCGTCGTCGGCGACTCCTGGCTGCCGAGAACTACGTCCGGCTCAAGGGCGTTGCCGGCACATCCAGCACCCAGGACCGTGAGTACCGCCGTCGCCGAGAGTTCGATCGGTATCTGTTGCGTGAGCAGGACCGAGCGGCAGCGCTGGACATCGGCGTAGACCCTGAGCCCGAACGCTTCTCCGAGATCGAGCTCGAGGCCCGCATTCGGAGCGCTCTCTCCGATCCGCGCAGCCAGTCCTGGGAAACTCTCAGCGACGCGGCTCGTGAGTACCGGGTCACCATCGAACAACGCGGCAAGGACGTCAGCTACGGCCAGATGCTCATTCAGCCCGACGGGACCGTCGCCGAGCCGTCTCGTGCTCACCTGCGTCGGGGAGGCCAGCCTGGTTCGGGCAAGGGTCTCGGTGACGGTTTCCGTCTAACCGATGTGGAAGCCGCGATCCAGAGAAACGTCGCGCAGCACCAGGCGGCCACGACTGCTGACCTGTTGTTGCCCGCGGTGGCCGAGCTCAGGGCTCAGCAGCAGGAACTGGACCGGCGCATGTCGGTCCGGCGAGCGGAGAGCTCTGCACGTCTCGCGGAACTTGAGGCAGCGATCGATACCGACGTGGCAGCGCTCGAAGGCCGCATCGCGCATCGTCGCGAGGTCCTGGCGGCCGAGCACGCCGATGTCTCTCGGGCCCAACGGACGATCCTCGACAACCCGCCGACGGCATACCGGGGCATGTCCAGCGAGCTGCTCGCGGACCTGGCTGACGAGAAGGTCATCGTGCGCAGCGCGTGGATCGGTCCTCTGCGATCGATCCGAGAGGCGAACCTCGAGGCGATGCGCGACCAGCACGAGCTGTCCCGAGACGAAGCCGCCTACCTCGATGTGCTGTGGCGATCGCTGGACTGCCCGACGACGGCCGATGAGCGCGGCAAGCCGGTGGTGTCGGTGTCGGTGTCGGTTTCGCCGCCGGTGCCGGTGGTCACTACCCACGAACAAGACTCTGGACCTGTCGTAGCCGATTCCGCGTCGGCCTCCCCTGCTCTGGTCGGCGAGCCTAACGTCGCGTCGGCGGTGTCGGATCAACCGCTCGAGCAAACGCCGCCCTCCGCCTCCGGGACCGACACCGCACAGGACACCAACGCACGAGCGCCGATCTCGTCCGTCATACGGGCGGTCGCCTCCGCCCGCCAGCACCACCGGTCGAAGGTGCGCCAGATCCGGGCGACCACCGACAATATGCAGTCGCGCCTCGACGGTCTGGCCGAACTGGAAGAGACCTGGCACGGCCGACTTCCGTCGACCCTTGACCAGCGTCGAGCGTTCGAGCAGACAGCCAACCAAATCGGCATTGGAGACGCGGTTCTCGCTCGGGTCCAGGCCCACCTCGACCCTCAGCTGCACGCCGTGCTCACGCAACGGGTGGAACAGGCTCGCGCTCACGACGCATCGATCGAGCGACTGAAGAAGCTCGACCGGGCACGCCCCGGCCTCGCGCGGGCGGCGCAGCGGGACCCTTCTGGAAGCGGCCCTCGCCGCCTGCGAACCAACCTCAGCGATGCCAGGTTTGAGCAGGGCTACCAGCAGCGAATCAGGGCCGATCGCTCGGCCGGCATCTACGACCCCCGTCCGCGGGAGCGCATGGAGTACCTCAAGCTCAAGACGGCGGCGGCAGCAGCTGAGCTTCAGGAGACGGAACACCAGCCACAGACTGATGATGAGATCCAGTGA